In Bacillus sp. DX3.1, the following proteins share a genomic window:
- a CDS encoding penicillin-binding protein 1A encodes MSENYRSRTERKHAQNQKQETHKTEKPKKKGSFFKKFLIACLLIGIVGLVAGVSAFFVMVKDAPKLDKAKLVNPLSTKFYDKDGKFIYEYGAEKRTNVTYDQIPKVVESAFLATEDARFYTHDGIDFKRTGKAIFENFTSDSKQGGSTITQQVIKNYFLTFEKTSKRKVQEWYLAYKLEQQYSKHEILEMYLNKINLGNRSYGVATAAKNYYGKDLKDLKLHEAAMLAGLPQGPNKYDPTKPENVDDATKRRNIVLTLMNRHNFITKQEMEEAMNIPVTEGLLPSKEATEMPYQGFLDAVVQEIEAEIEDVNIGSDGLSIYTTLDTKAQDHADKIMNTGELVNYPNDEFQGAFVFMDTASGEVRAIGSGRGEKKATFKGHNMAVDLERAVGSTMKPIFDYAPAIEYLKWSTYHQVDDSEYKYSTGQTIRNANGRYEGPMSMRYALQWSKNVPAIKTAQEVGLSKAQGFAQELGLTFGKDGAVESSAIGTNESSPLAVAGAYASFGNGGVYNKPHFVTKVVYPDGKEHSFTPKEKRVMKDYTAYMITDMLRTVVQSGTGKTANIGSLDIAGKTGTTNYDAPTLQKHNIPASANRDSWFAGYTPQYTMAVWTGYEKDSPENYVGANSTQIAPRMFKAMMSELATDNARFEMPNTVYRDNDELYIKGVKKDAVKKTEVAPPTGLKPAYDQASNTITLQWSGPSGVSYSASYKGSDGSSGGLSVSGTSASLGGVKPGVTYSFSVVAKKGNGISDAAGASITIPGESTDDKKKAEEEKRKQNEEAKKKAEEEKRKQQEEEAKKKAEEEKDKQEQQKPDKPDQPDNKPDQPDNKPDQPDKPATGQPGGGSNPPPGEVKPPPGEVKPPPGEGEVQPPNPVPQQ; translated from the coding sequence ATGTCAGAAAATTATCGTTCTCGTACAGAACGAAAACATGCACAAAATCAAAAGCAAGAAACACATAAAACGGAGAAGCCAAAGAAAAAGGGTTCCTTTTTTAAGAAATTTTTAATTGCTTGCTTATTAATTGGCATTGTTGGTCTTGTTGCTGGAGTTTCCGCTTTCTTTGTGATGGTGAAAGATGCTCCAAAGCTAGATAAAGCAAAACTTGTCAACCCATTATCAACAAAGTTTTATGATAAAGATGGGAAATTTATTTATGAATATGGGGCCGAAAAGCGAACGAATGTCACTTACGATCAAATTCCAAAGGTAGTAGAAAGTGCATTTCTTGCAACGGAAGATGCTCGTTTCTATACCCATGACGGCATTGACTTTAAACGGACCGGAAAAGCAATTTTTGAAAACTTTACAAGTGATTCTAAGCAAGGTGGTAGTACGATTACTCAACAAGTAATCAAAAACTATTTCCTAACGTTTGAAAAAACATCAAAACGTAAAGTACAAGAATGGTATTTAGCTTATAAGCTAGAGCAACAATATTCAAAACATGAAATTTTAGAAATGTACTTAAACAAAATCAACCTTGGTAACCGTTCTTATGGGGTTGCAACAGCTGCAAAAAACTATTATGGAAAAGATTTAAAAGATTTAAAATTACATGAAGCTGCTATGCTTGCTGGTCTACCACAAGGCCCAAACAAATATGACCCAACAAAACCCGAAAACGTCGACGACGCAACAAAACGTCGTAACATTGTACTAACGTTAATGAATCGACACAACTTCATTACGAAGCAAGAAATGGAAGAAGCAATGAACATTCCTGTAACAGAAGGACTTCTACCATCTAAAGAAGCAACAGAAATGCCATATCAGGGATTCCTTGATGCTGTTGTACAAGAAATTGAAGCTGAAATAGAAGATGTCAATATTGGATCTGATGGTCTTTCTATTTATACAACGTTAGATACGAAAGCCCAAGACCATGCAGATAAGATCATGAATACCGGTGAACTCGTGAACTATCCAAATGATGAATTCCAAGGTGCATTTGTCTTTATGGATACAGCTTCTGGAGAAGTTCGTGCAATTGGTAGTGGTCGCGGAGAAAAAAAAGCAACATTTAAAGGTCATAACATGGCTGTGGATTTAGAACGTGCTGTTGGTTCTACAATGAAGCCAATCTTTGACTATGCTCCAGCTATTGAATATTTAAAATGGTCTACTTATCATCAAGTAGATGATTCAGAATATAAATATTCAACTGGCCAAACAATTAGAAATGCGAACGGTCGATATGAAGGACCAATGTCAATGCGTTACGCGCTGCAATGGTCTAAAAACGTACCTGCTATCAAAACAGCACAAGAAGTTGGTTTATCAAAAGCACAAGGTTTTGCACAAGAACTTGGCCTTACATTCGGTAAAGATGGTGCGGTAGAATCAAGTGCAATTGGTACAAATGAATCCTCTCCGTTAGCAGTTGCTGGTGCATATGCTTCTTTCGGTAATGGCGGTGTTTACAATAAACCTCACTTCGTAACAAAAGTGGTTTATCCTGACGGAAAAGAACATAGCTTTACACCAAAAGAAAAACGCGTTATGAAAGATTACACTGCATATATGATAACTGATATGCTTCGCACGGTCGTTCAATCTGGTACCGGTAAAACAGCAAACATTGGTTCTCTCGATATCGCTGGTAAAACAGGTACAACAAACTATGATGCACCAACATTACAGAAACATAATATTCCAGCTTCTGCGAACCGTGACAGTTGGTTTGCTGGCTATACACCACAATATACGATGGCTGTTTGGACAGGATATGAAAAAGATAGTCCTGAAAATTATGTTGGGGCCAACTCAACTCAAATTGCTCCACGTATGTTTAAAGCAATGATGAGCGAGTTGGCAACAGATAACGCCCGTTTTGAAATGCCAAATACAGTATATCGTGACAATGATGAACTATATATTAAAGGTGTAAAAAAAGATGCTGTAAAGAAAACAGAAGTAGCTCCACCTACTGGCTTAAAGCCTGCTTACGATCAAGCATCTAATACCATTACATTACAATGGTCTGGACCTTCAGGCGTTTCGTATTCTGCAAGCTATAAAGGAAGCGATGGCTCTAGCGGTGGTTTATCCGTGAGCGGTACAAGTGCCTCACTTGGCGGTGTTAAACCCGGCGTAACTTACAGCTTCTCTGTAGTAGCGAAAAAAGGGAATGGAATAAGTGATGCAGCAGGTGCATCCATCACCATTCCGGGCGAGAGTACAGACGATAAGAAAAAAGCCGAAGAAGAAAAACGCAAACAAAATGAAGAAGCTAAGAAAAAAGCTGAAGAAGAAAAGCGCAAACAACAAGAAGAAGAAGCTAAGAAAAAAGCTGAAGAAGAAAAGGACAAACAAGAACAGCAAAAACCGGATAAACCGGACCAACCAGATAATAAACCGGACCAACCAGATAATAAACCGGATCAACCAGATAAACCGGCTACAGGACAGCCTGGTGGTGGATCTAACCCACCACCAGGTGAGGTAAAGCCTCCGCCAGGTGAGGTAAAGCCTCCACCAGGTGAGGGTGAGGTACAGCCTCCAAATCCGGTACCACAACAATAA